A stretch of DNA from Streptomyces sp. NBC_01197:
AGGAGCAGGGAGCCCGGCTTGGCGGGCGCCGCGAGCGCGCCGCCGCGCGGTGCGTTCGCCGAACCGCGCACCTCCTTGCCGGTGCTGGGCGGTGAGGTGCAGCGTGCGTCGGTGTTGAGCTCCGAAGTGGCGCTGGTGTCCAGGCCGTTGCGGTACGTCGTCCCGCCGTACCCGGCGGTGCACGGCAGGGGCGAGAAGAAGGTGACGGCCATACCGAAACGTGCTCCCTTGGCGTTGATCGCTGTCGACCCCGCCGCGGCCACCGCCGGCAGTTTCACCAGCAGTTCCTCCGTACCGCGCTGTCGGGTGACCGCCACGTCGGAGGTCGTCAGCAGATTGGCGAGGACCACGCTCAGATCGGGGTTCAGATCTCTGAGCAGTCCGCTGACCTGCGTAGCGGCCTCGGGGGTGGCCGCGATGAGCGCGCGCAGATCGGTGTCGGAGTCCACCAGCTGCCCGGCGAGCCCCTTGGCGCCCCTGGCGAAGGACTTCAGCGCTTCGCCCTCCTGCGTCTGGGTGCGGAGCACGGTCTCGCCGTCGGTCATCAGCTTGGTGTCGGTGGGCAGTGCCTTGTCCGCGGCCTTGAGGAAGTCGCTGCTGCTGTCCATCAGGACCTGGAGGTCCTCGCCGCGCCCGTCGAACGCGGTGCCGAACTCGTCCACGACCGTGCGCAGCGCGTCCGTGTCCACCGACGACGTCAGGTCGTTGACGCTGGTGAGGACGTTGGTCACCGGGGCCGGGATGCCGGCGTCCGCGCGTGCGATGTGGGAGCCGTCCTCCAGGTACGGGCTGCCCGTGGTGGTGGGCCGCAGGTCGATGTACTCCTCGCCGACCGCCGACAGGTTGGCGACGACCGCTTTCAGGTCGGCGGGGATGGCGGGCGCCGAGTCGCTGATCCGCAGGTCGGCCTCCACTCCGTTCCCGGTCAGCCGGATCGGTCCGACCCGGCCGACCGAGACGCCCCGGTAGGTGACGTTGGCGTGGGTGAACAGGCCGCCGGTCTCCGGGAGTTCGACCTTCACCACGTAGTAGCCGCGCAGCCCGACCAGATGCCCGAGGTCGGCGTAGCGGGCGCCGAGGTAGCCGAGGACGAGCACCGCGATCAGCAGGAAGGCGGTGTTCTTCAGCCGGGTGGCCCTGGTGACCATCAGTGGCCGCCTTCCGTGGACGGGGCGGGGAGGGAGGGCAGCGGCAGCGGCGGGGTGGGGGCCCCGGCCTTCCGCGACGCGGTGGCGCCGTCGGTGGCGCCTCCCTGTGTGCCGCCTCCTGAGAGGGTGATCGGCGGAACGATCTGTGTCCCCGGCACGGCCGTCACATCCAGATAGACATTGAGGTAGTCGCCCTTCACGCCGCGCAGCACCTCGTCGGTGAA
This window harbors:
- a CDS encoding MlaD family protein; translation: MVTRATRLKNTAFLLIAVLVLGYLGARYADLGHLVGLRGYYVVKVELPETGGLFTHANVTYRGVSVGRVGPIRLTGNGVEADLRISDSAPAIPADLKAVVANLSAVGEEYIDLRPTTTGSPYLEDGSHIARADAGIPAPVTNVLTSVNDLTSSVDTDALRTVVDEFGTAFDGRGEDLQVLMDSSSDFLKAADKALPTDTKLMTDGETVLRTQTQEGEALKSFARGAKGLAGQLVDSDTDLRALIAATPEAATQVSGLLRDLNPDLSVVLANLLTTSDVAVTRQRGTEELLVKLPAVAAAGSTAINAKGARFGMAVTFFSPLPCTAGYGGTTYRNGLDTSATSELNTDARCTSPPSTGKEVRGSANAPRGGALAAPAKPGSLLLGTDAGGAGSLPGALGTPALPAGGPTGLGGLLGLGAGA